In Acetonema longum DSM 6540, a single window of DNA contains:
- a CDS encoding DMT family transporter, which translates to MRVLQSQEFKGYLQVFVAGVLWGCIGPFIQLMEQYGSSFAFTSFLRMAFSFIILAIITVAKFGVPSLRVNQKTLLLCALLGLVCHGIYNVFYSIAVTLTGVTVSAVLMNTAPVFTTIASCFWLREKFTWVKSAAMLVNITGCTLAATGGNFDVMLFSLTGILCGIGSGFCYGMTAIIGKLAGEKSNAFVISTYSYLFAAAGLVVFMNPWGTPVPWNESVLLLGFLYALIPTAIAYLFYYQGLQKITESSKVPVIASVEAVIAAVIGVAIFKEQVDMMNLIGIFLVIGSIILMNYRIHPQISHNSN; encoded by the coding sequence GGAATTTAAGGGATATTTACAGGTTTTTGTCGCCGGTGTATTATGGGGATGCATCGGTCCTTTTATTCAGTTGATGGAACAATATGGTTCATCGTTCGCGTTTACAAGCTTTCTGCGTATGGCCTTTTCCTTCATTATCCTCGCAATAATTACCGTTGCAAAGTTCGGCGTTCCTTCTCTCCGTGTAAACCAAAAGACACTGCTGTTATGTGCGCTTCTAGGCCTTGTTTGCCATGGAATTTATAATGTGTTTTATAGCATAGCCGTCACTCTGACCGGCGTTACGGTTAGTGCCGTTTTGATGAATACTGCCCCGGTATTTACTACCATAGCCTCTTGCTTTTGGTTACGCGAAAAATTCACATGGGTAAAATCTGCGGCAATGCTTGTAAATATCACAGGGTGCACTTTGGCTGCGACTGGTGGAAATTTTGATGTAATGCTTTTCTCGCTGACCGGTATTCTTTGTGGAATTGGATCAGGTTTCTGTTATGGCATGACCGCAATCATCGGGAAATTAGCCGGAGAAAAAAGCAATGCTTTTGTTATCAGCACATATAGCTATCTGTTTGCTGCAGCCGGCCTCGTTGTTTTTATGAATCCCTGGGGAACGCCCGTTCCTTGGAATGAGAGTGTGCTTCTATTGGGATTTCTCTATGCCTTGATACCAACAGCAATCGCATATCTTTTCTACTATCAGGGTTTGCAAAAAATCACAGAGAGCAGCAAAGTCCCTGTGATTGCGTCCGTTGAAGCGGTCATTGCGGCGGTGATTGGCGTTGCGATCTTTAAAGAGCAGGTAGATATGATGAATCTTATTGGTATCTTTCTGGTAATAGGATCAATTATATTAATGAATTATAGAATCCATCCTCAAATAAGCCATAACAGTAACTGA
- a CDS encoding ABC transporter substrate-binding protein: protein MFWSKKGSNLASTTPDFKPAPAKQQDGKAILLRHNQKCAVDKIRNKIDETGFAADSLIQITTEIAQSAETQMSSIEKVVDEINNYSALAEEVFASTENSKQISDKTLEIAQEGTAAVGNSIAAISEIGASVDEAKQVVTALEAKAAHINELLNMIKDIAHSTNLLSLNASIEAARAGEAGRGFAVVAQEVKKLALRSVESVEYIGRTITEINQSIDKTLGAMNAIAAKVELGTQIANSTAEVFGTIIAAVNRSGGVYDEIHSAISKQTASLEHVTDSAQTMGSSFGKLMSTAELASLYTQFVKTSLNSLTDASTELRRITAQMLEESDSASFKGSEARTSVPETIDTFIPFMSTSWTGGQVISNVHTGLLSIDSAGQLCPGLAKSWHLEENNTWVFNLRRGAKFHNGREVSAEDVKRCYEIILNPATRSPNSWTLQYVDGAEEYMAGKAASVRGIQVLDRYRINIRLSSPYSGFLLNLGQFYTSIIDLDELSKGNIVGCGPYRLAVSGDECRLEAFPDHYNGEPYTRRISVRMAPKEAPEEFLNGAYDFMLIDSKALLDKVKGRPGITITDSQLMGIYYAGFNLISRSPYIQSREARKALNHAVNRKRIIDELLGGLGIEAKGPYPPGIVSDPGLAGYKYNPRLAKELLASAGLSGAPKLRILYREDAGGSLFNKITEYVKEDLEAAGIDCVLVNTPSAGYLNVNNIREKCDVYIGRWIADTGDPDNFLQPLFTPDLSTNRSSYKNEAVSRKMALANKILNPQRRLEAYREIQQIIFGDAPWIFLYHPNIAFACHSHISGVKFNSLGLCKYEDIIVGKAD from the coding sequence ATGTTCTGGTCTAAGAAGGGTTCCAACCTAGCTTCAACGACTCCGGATTTTAAACCTGCGCCCGCCAAGCAACAAGATGGAAAGGCTATCCTTCTCCGGCACAATCAAAAATGCGCTGTGGACAAAATCCGTAACAAAATCGACGAAACAGGGTTTGCAGCAGATAGTCTCATTCAGATCACCACCGAAATCGCGCAATCGGCGGAAACGCAGATGAGCTCGATCGAGAAGGTGGTCGATGAGATCAATAATTACTCGGCCTTAGCAGAAGAAGTATTCGCGAGCACGGAAAACTCCAAGCAGATTTCCGATAAAACTCTGGAAATAGCGCAAGAAGGAACCGCCGCCGTGGGAAATTCGATCGCCGCGATCAGCGAAATCGGCGCCTCCGTGGACGAGGCCAAACAAGTTGTCACCGCTCTGGAGGCCAAAGCGGCTCATATCAACGAACTGCTCAATATGATTAAGGACATCGCCCATAGCACCAACCTGTTGTCCCTCAACGCTTCGATCGAAGCGGCGCGGGCCGGCGAAGCCGGCAGAGGCTTCGCGGTGGTCGCCCAGGAAGTCAAGAAGCTGGCCCTGCGCAGTGTTGAATCGGTGGAATACATCGGCCGCACGATTACCGAAATTAATCAAAGCATCGATAAAACGCTGGGAGCCATGAACGCCATCGCGGCCAAAGTCGAGCTGGGAACTCAGATTGCCAACAGCACTGCGGAAGTGTTCGGCACTATTATTGCCGCCGTAAACCGGAGCGGCGGGGTCTATGACGAGATTCACAGCGCCATTTCCAAGCAGACGGCCAGTCTTGAACATGTAACCGACTCGGCGCAAACTATGGGCAGTTCCTTCGGCAAACTGATGTCCACCGCTGAGCTGGCTTCCCTTTACACCCAATTTGTGAAAACATCTCTCAACTCGCTCACGGACGCTTCCACCGAACTCAGGAGAATAACCGCTCAAATGCTGGAGGAGTCGGACAGCGCCTCGTTTAAAGGCAGCGAAGCGCGGACAAGCGTTCCGGAAACCATCGATACGTTTATTCCGTTCATGTCCACCAGTTGGACGGGAGGACAGGTCATTTCCAATGTCCACACCGGCCTTCTGTCCATTGATTCGGCCGGACAGCTTTGCCCGGGCCTGGCCAAGAGCTGGCACCTGGAAGAGAACAATACCTGGGTCTTTAACCTGCGCCGCGGCGCCAAGTTTCATAATGGGCGGGAAGTATCGGCCGAGGACGTCAAACGCTGTTACGAGATCATTCTGAATCCGGCGACCCGGTCCCCCAACAGCTGGACCCTGCAGTATGTCGACGGCGCGGAAGAATATATGGCTGGCAAAGCCGCCTCCGTGCGGGGCATCCAGGTGCTGGACCGGTACCGTATCAACATCCGGCTGTCTTCGCCTTACAGCGGTTTCCTGCTCAACCTGGGTCAGTTCTATACTTCGATCATCGACCTAGATGAATTATCTAAAGGAAATATTGTCGGATGCGGTCCCTACCGCCTGGCCGTCAGCGGAGACGAATGCCGTCTGGAAGCCTTTCCGGACCATTATAACGGCGAACCTTACACCCGGCGCATCAGCGTCCGGATGGCTCCCAAAGAGGCTCCCGAGGAGTTCCTCAATGGCGCCTACGACTTCATGCTGATCGACAGCAAGGCTTTGCTGGATAAGGTGAAAGGCCGGCCGGGGATTACGATCACCGATTCTCAACTTATGGGCATCTATTACGCCGGCTTCAATTTGATCTCCCGTTCGCCTTATATCCAAAGCCGCGAGGCCAGAAAAGCCCTCAATCACGCGGTTAATAGAAAACGGATTATCGACGAGCTGTTGGGCGGACTGGGCATCGAGGCCAAGGGTCCGTATCCGCCCGGCATTGTCAGCGATCCCGGCCTGGCAGGCTACAAATACAATCCGCGCTTGGCGAAAGAGCTGCTGGCAAGCGCCGGGCTGAGCGGCGCACCCAAGCTCAGGATTCTATATCGCGAGGACGCCGGAGGCAGCTTATTCAACAAAATTACCGAGTATGTCAAGGAAGACCTGGAGGCGGCCGGCATCGACTGCGTCCTGGTGAATACCCCGTCCGCCGGCTATCTCAATGTCAACAATATCCGCGAAAAATGCGATGTCTATATCGGCAGGTGGATCGCCGATACCGGGGACCCCGACAATTTTCTGCAGCCGTTGTTCACTCCCGATCTTTCCACCAACCGGTCTTCTTACAAAAACGAGGCCGTCAGCCGGAAAATGGCCCTGGCCAACAAAATTCTCAACCCCCAAAGACGGCTCGAGGCGTACCGCGAGATCCAGCAGATCATTTTCGGAGACGCGCCTTGGATTTTCCTCTATCACCCGAACATCGCCTTTGCTTGCCACAGCCATATATCCGGCGTCAAGTTCAACTCGCTCGGACTGTGTAAATATGAGGATATTATTGTGGGCAAAGCCGATTAG